One window from the genome of Paenibacillus azoreducens encodes:
- a CDS encoding copper amine oxidase N-terminal domain-containing protein — translation MPYKILLKSRLYMLLAATAIASAITNPVPTLAAAGTNATDAPAKNGIRITMNGKEFQAKSAPFVDHGTIYLPLRDVGELLGTLVSWNGSAKTVTMNYPDLKVKLEYGSLQAMVNGKQFSLNAPLRMVDGRLFVPLRFFSEATGADVKWEDSIKTVNITKEDDFIKAQPWSSVWLNRKTSDLYMARDEQSPAIHVGKLDTEIQGDVSFHDGLNQGGNTVLTIVDHYGDSRSHYDVYGLLIRGNKIVAQKKANYEKRYEPNTTYFQVYDPNGWIEYTVLTDGKIVTIFNNQGKVVKEYDLPKLSGTDDVFSVLAVGEDYLVVRPNQSGLLTLIDLKDHSTVVLADKLLTGKDLEYARNHKDPYPGDTLSYAGDMGHGVLDFYYASPFNGKEQRSVRLTYERPSYEDERKALPKGRSIKELASVCTPKTISSIEMQDGDMMYVPLIGANEKDKDSIRTVCSILQKFAAKGVEETLPYDSPQTFFHGMYVNFTEGESISMYQYGGKLALGSAFGGKTMILDDHQSVQDFNRLKVVPTSTFQPNPVHIGKKVHFKGNIGGYKESEPLIISWAPDLNKYSSQDPDRSLVIFTGTMKFGSYDVQFTMPAYGKAADGKMKLLQPGKGTIKISNGSYGNVESTSIELLPESK, via the coding sequence ATGCCTTATAAAATTCTACTTAAATCACGGCTGTATATGCTTTTAGCCGCGACTGCAATCGCATCAGCCATAACCAACCCTGTTCCCACGCTTGCGGCAGCTGGAACTAACGCCACCGACGCGCCCGCGAAGAATGGCATCAGAATAACGATGAACGGCAAGGAGTTTCAGGCAAAGTCAGCCCCGTTCGTAGATCATGGCACCATATATTTGCCTTTGCGAGATGTAGGAGAACTTCTTGGTACCTTAGTATCCTGGAACGGTTCCGCAAAAACCGTTACGATGAACTATCCGGATCTTAAAGTAAAACTGGAATATGGTTCGCTCCAAGCGATGGTTAATGGAAAGCAGTTCTCACTGAATGCGCCTCTCCGCATGGTTGATGGGAGGTTATTTGTCCCCCTGCGTTTCTTCTCAGAGGCTACTGGAGCGGATGTCAAATGGGAGGACTCTATCAAGACGGTGAACATTACGAAAGAGGATGATTTCATCAAAGCACAACCGTGGAGCTCTGTATGGTTAAATCGTAAAACCAGCGATTTATATATGGCTCGGGACGAACAATCGCCAGCCATCCATGTCGGCAAACTGGATACTGAGATACAAGGGGACGTCTCATTTCATGACGGATTAAATCAAGGCGGAAATACGGTTTTAACCATCGTGGACCATTACGGAGATTCTCGCAGCCATTATGATGTTTATGGTCTTCTCATTCGCGGCAACAAGATCGTCGCCCAGAAGAAAGCGAACTATGAAAAGCGTTACGAACCGAATACAACGTATTTCCAAGTTTACGATCCCAACGGGTGGATTGAGTATACGGTGCTGACGGATGGCAAAATAGTAACTATATTTAATAATCAAGGAAAAGTGGTAAAAGAATATGATCTGCCAAAACTATCGGGGACAGACGATGTATTTTCCGTGCTTGCGGTCGGCGAGGATTATTTGGTAGTACGGCCGAACCAAAGCGGCCTGCTGACACTGATCGACTTGAAAGACCATTCCACCGTTGTTCTCGCCGATAAACTTCTCACAGGCAAGGACTTGGAATACGCCCGCAATCATAAAGATCCTTATCCAGGCGACACGTTAAGTTATGCCGGTGATATGGGGCATGGCGTGCTGGATTTCTATTATGCCAGTCCGTTTAATGGCAAGGAGCAAAGATCCGTTCGATTAACATATGAGCGTCCATCCTATGAAGATGAGCGAAAGGCGCTGCCCAAAGGCCGCAGCATCAAGGAATTGGCTTCTGTATGTACCCCTAAGACAATATCGAGCATAGAGATGCAGGATGGGGATATGATGTATGTCCCATTGATTGGGGCCAACGAGAAAGACAAGGATTCCATTCGCACGGTTTGCAGCATTCTGCAGAAATTCGCTGCCAAGGGGGTAGAGGAAACATTACCCTATGATTCCCCCCAGACGTTTTTCCATGGGATGTATGTTAATTTCACGGAAGGCGAATCGATCTCGATGTATCAATACGGCGGAAAGTTAGCCCTTGGTTCAGCGTTTGGAGGAAAGACCATGATTCTGGATGATCACCAGTCTGTTCAGGATTTTAATCGTCTGAAAGTTGTTCCTACATCAACATTCCAACCTAATCCGGTCCATATTGGAAAAAAAGTACATTTCAAAGGGAATATCGGAGGTTACAAAGAATCGGAACCGCTCATCATATCCTGGGCACCGGACCTGAATAAATACTCGAGCCAGGATCCTGATCGCTCACTTGTCATTTTTACCGGAACGATGAAGTTCGGCAGCTATGATGTCCAGTTCACGATGCCGGCTTATGGTAAAGCGGCTGACGGCAAGATGAAGCTGCTGCAACCGGGAAAGGGAACAATAAAAATATCCAACGGCAGTTACGGAAATGTAGAAAGTACCTCCATCGAACTTCTTCCTGAAAGTAAATGA